Genomic segment of Heliomicrobium undosum:
GGTTCCATCCCCTTTTGCCAACTCACCCAGTCCCGTTCCAGTCCCTCACAAACGCTTACGTCACCAATCTTCAGACCATCCCAAATCTGGCGGTTGTCGAAACGATAGGACGCGGGACGGTCAGGACTCTCCTTGCGCCAGTAATTCCGCGCCGGATCCCAGACAGAATACCCACCATCGATGCGAAGGTAAATGACGATGCCGGGAATGGCGGGACGGACCGCTCGGACAGGCCATTCCTGCGCGTCCGGTCGGAAGAGCGACTTGACGGGGGTCGCATCTCCCGTTTTACCTCGGATCTGATATTCGATGATTCCGCGCTTCTCGCCAAGCGGCAAAGCCGGCGTGTCGGCCCATGTGCGTGTCAATGCCCACCAAGCCACATCTAGTAGAAAAGTCTTTCCCAGTCCGTTATCACCGGTGATGACGTTTACTCGTTCAGAGAACTCGATGCGCATTTTCGGCGATGGGCCAACATCTCGCAGATCGATCCAACGTAGCATCCGGCATTCTCCCTTATTCCCCAATTCAATGAGTCTGCGCTTTATTATTCACCGCTTTGACGGATACATCTCTCCAATGCGCGCATAATTCTTTCGATTGTGCTGAGGCGTTTCCCTGCTAATCATGCATACTCACAGTACCGTTTTCTGTTCGTCCCATGCTTATTGTCTTACATCAATACAATTCAAATTTGCGCGTCAACAAAACCTAGCGCACCTACGGGCGGATTCAGCTTAGATAGATAATTAAAAAGGGAGGGGCACTTCGCTCCCTCCTTCCCTTACCCAAGTAGTTTAATGCCGCTTCCCACACAATTATTTTCGGTCTTCTTTCGTAAAACCTCTTTCAACAGTTCCAAGGCACTTTCTTCATTTGGGTTATTTGTGCCTAGTTCTCCACGGAAAGCGCGAGCAAGAATTGACTTTTTCATAAGTTCTATGTTTTCGACTACATCACAGAGTTCTTTTGCCTTCTGCTCGATTTCAAGCACCTCGTCTAAAATACGAACAATCTCTTTTTGTTCCGATATTGGTGGACATAATATCTTCAATTCCCCAAGTTCTTTTTGATTTATCTTGGGTAAGACCGATCTTGAACCAGCTGAAGATGCGGCTAATACGAAATCATCAGACAGCATATAATACCATAAGTATCTAGTGTTAAGTTGTGTTTCAATCGGGTACATATCTGCACTACAAAGTCCATCAAAATCAACCACAACAGCCTTAGATAAATATGGTCGTATTTTAGAATACAAAATTTGTCCAGCATAAAACCGATGTTTTGGACTGGTTACCCCGTCTTGTTCAATAGTGTTATAAGCAAGCAATCTACCCGTTCTTTTTTCTATATTATCAGGCGCAATGTGAGGAAGATCTTTATTTTCCATAGGGTCAACTAAATTACTTTTTACCGTAGCAATCTCTTTAAATGGCCTAACTCTCCAATCGCTTTTATAATCTACGCCGTTCTCCACTCGCCATTTTGCCGTCAGTTCACCCGTAATAGCCTTATGCAAAATAGCTGATTTTCTAGTTTCAAAAGAATCAAGTGCATTCTGTACAAGTTCTTTTACTCTGTCTAGTTTTTCAAAAAGTGATTCTATTAGAATTACTATTCGTCGTTGTTCAGAAATCGGAGGAAGCGGAATTGCATGTTGCTTTATTATTTCCTGCGAAATATTGGGTTGTGCTCCACCTTTACCTTTTTCGATAAATTGTTCTTTTTGCGACAGAAGATAGTAGAATAAATATTTATAATCCAAACAACTGAGGCATACTGCACATGCACATGCCTGATTTGTCGTTGCCTCAACTCCAAGAATTGCAACCTTACCTATTGTAGCCCCGTACATAGCTATGACTACAGTATTAACAGGAAATAATTTAGCGCTAGAATTTTTTATTGCCTGTTCAGTAATTTTTTCTTCTGTATCAAAAATTATATTATTATTTAATTCCCCCGTCTTTATCCACGGAATATTTCCAGTATAATATTCGGGAAATTTTCTGGATGGAGTACCCCCAGATCCCCACTTTGCAACGCTCCCTAACCTTACCCACACCCAATTACTCGGCACATCAAATGGCTTGTCCTCGCTTATTACCAATGACTGCAATAACAATTCTTCATTCGGTAACTTTATTTTCTTACCCATTACTTAGTACCACCCAGGCTTTTTAGCTCTTTTACAACACTCATTATCAAATCAATAGCTTCTTCGAGTTGATCAACCACTACTTCTCCGTTCTCTATAGGATCTTGTAAATCGTCATAATTTAATACACTTTCATCTTTAATTAAACCTAAATCCAAGCTGTCGTTCTTCTCTTTTATTTGATCCCTAGTGAACATAGAGAAACGCTCATCATTGACGTCCCTTCTGTCCTCTGCCGTGTACGCAGCCATAAAGGCGTTGAAATGGTCATGTTTCAGGGGCGTCGTCTTCCCAAAACTCTGCATATTCGTCCGCAGATCATAAAACCATACTTCTTTAGTATTGCCTTTATCCGTTGTGCCGAGAGTGAAGAAAAGCACATTGGTTTTGACACCCTGCGCATAGAAAATTCCTGTGGGCAACCTCAAAATCGTGTGCAGATTACACTTATCCATCAAGTCGGCGCGGATTCTCGCCCCATCACCATCGGCAAAAAGCACGTTATCAGGTAAGATTACTGCCGCCCTAGCCTTGCCGTTCGGTTTAAGAGAACGGTAGATATGTTGCAAGAAGTTCAGTTGTTTGTTAGAGGTGGGATAGACAAAGTCATCACGGGTGGCGCGCTCGCCGCCCTTTTTCGTGCCGAACGGGGGGTTGGTCAGGACCACGTCATACCCTTTGAGCTTCTTCCCTGCGTTTGAAAGCGTGTCGCCTAAGAGAATTTCGCCTTCGATATCATGAAGCATCGCATTCATGAGCGCAAGTCTATGGGTGTCATGGACGAGTTCGCAACCGGTAAAGGCAAACTTCTTCTGAAACTCTTGTTGTTCAGGCGTCAGATCAAAGAGGTTATCCGTCTTTTCCTTAATGTAACGATCCGCAGCGATCATGAAGCCGAAGGTCCCGCAAGCGGGGTCGTTGCACAGTTCGTCCGGCTTCGGATCCACGAGTTGCACCATGATATCGATCAGCACGCGAGGTGTAAAATACTGCCCGGCCCCTGATTTTTTCTCGTTGGCGTTTTTCTCTAAAAGCCCCTCGTAAAGGGTGCCGAGACCTTCTACCTTCGCGGAATACCAATCGAGATCATTGATCGATTGGATGATCTTCTGGAGGTTTTTCGGTTCGTCGATATTCGAACGGGCGCCGGAATAGATTTCTCTGATTCTTCCGCTGGAATTCTCCCCAAGGTGATTTAACAACTCGTAATAGAACTTCTTTAATTCGATCCCTTGCTTTTTTACAAGTTCATCCCAGCGGTACTTCTCCGGAATCTGTCCCTCTGTGTCCGTCTCCTTCGCCATCTTCAAAAACAAGATGTAGGTGAGCTCTGTCACATACTGGTGATAGGTAATGCCGTCATCGCGGAGCACATTGCATAAGTTCCACAGTTTCGCTACGATTTCTTGGTTCGTCAAGGTTACGCACTCCAGTCTTCATAGAGGTAGTCATTCAGTTCTGCGATGATATCGTCCAATTTGTTTTTGAATATCTTGTTGATCGTCTTGTAGCCGCCGTTGGACTTGAACGCGCCTCCATCGAAGGTCGCTTTGTCGATGACGCTCTCATGCAGCAAGTGGTTTTCTATCCTGCGCAGCCAGTCCAGTTCCATTTTGCTGAAGGGGTGATTCTTCCTCAACTTGTTGACGGCTTTTTTAATCCGTTCTTCGTGACTGATGAGAGGCGAGCCGATGGCCTGCTGGCGGATGAAGGTGATAATGTCTGCGGCGATATCCTCGTTCTTCAACTCTTTCCAAGCCGTGTTTAACTGTACCTCAGTGAACTTGTTCCGGTCAAGTTCAAGTTTGAGGCGCTTCAAGGCGTCCCGCGTCAGTTCCTTCGGTCTCGTGCAGACGATTTTCAGGGCTGCTATCTTATCCATGTTGTCATGGATAAAGCGCTTGAACTCGGCCAGGTAATCCTCCGGCTTTTCTGCGTTCCCGTAGCCCCGCGTGTGCCAAACCAATTCGTCTTTTTTATCGGAAATGACCACAGGCTCCGCCGGCCTGCCGCTGCCTTCATTGAGCAGTTCGAACAACCGTTTATTCCTGAGAATCTGGTCTTTTGCCTTTTCGACAGGCAATGACTGCAACGATTCAATGAATTGTGCCGGATTTTTCCCTCCGGCGAGGTCGATGAAGTGTTCCAGTGTTTTACCGCTGATCGTTCGTTTCTTTCTCTGCAACTTGGCGATGATCATGTCGATCTGGTTCTTCTGTTGTTCTTCCGCCGGAAGTGTTGCAAGTCCCTGGATGAGATCCTCAAACGTCGTTGTAGGGTTCGCAACAACTGGTTTCATTGTGCTGACAGGGTCTAACGATTCGTATACGCCGACGGGATCGAAGATCTCAAAATGGGTCTTGTTGATTTCCGGGCAGAGGCGAGTCGCCCGTCCGAGCATTTGCTCAAAGAGGATTCTCGATTTCACCCTGCGCATAAAGACGAGTGTCGTGATCTCGGGAACATCCACGCCGGTCGTCAGCAAGTCCACGGTGACGGCGATGTTCGGGTACTTTTCATTCTTAAATTTTTTGATCGCTTCCGCGATTTTCTTTTTGTTGCCCTTATCGACCGATCCGGTGATTTTCTTGACCGCCTCATTGTCTACACCATACTCCTCGAAAATCTCCCGCAAGATTTTGACGATGAGGTCGGCGTGGCTGTCATCGACGGCAAAGATCAGGGTCTTCCCTTCGCCCTCCGGGTTGATGTGCTTGACGATTTCCTCCAACACCGTTCGATTGAAGGACTCTGTGATGACCTTGCGGTTAAAGCTGTCGATATCAAAGTTCAGTTCATCTTCCAATTCATAGCTGTTGGTGATTTCTCCCGTGACGGGGTCGTAAATCGCCACCGTTTCACCTTTGTCGTAGTGGATCCCCTCGATGGACAGCTTCGTCTTCAGGTTGTGCGGGGCGTTATGATCGACCAAGTATCCTTCGATGACGGCTTCCCGATAGGAGTAGTTAAAGACAGGCTTGCCGAAGATCTCAACGGTGTGCAGGGCCGGCGTCGCCGTCATAGCGATTTTTACCGCGTCGAAGTAGTCGATGACGGTTCTGTATTTGCTCACATAGTCGTCCTGGTTCCGATAGAGAAGTTCGTCTTCTCCCATCTCTTTATCGAGGATGTAGCCCCGGTGCGCTTCGTCGATGACGATGAGATCATAATCGGTGACGGCAGGCATGCTTTCGCCTTCATTGTACATGATCCGCTTGATCAGGCTTTGCACGGTGGCGACGTGCAGCTTCGTCTCTTTGTCGATGTCTTTATCGTCCAGTTCTTTGATATTGTAAATCTCATTGAGCGTCATGAGATCTTCCAGCTTGACTTCCTTGAAGACGTCTTGCGTCTGTTCCCCGAGTGCGGTGCGATCAACTAAAAACAATATCCGGTTAATGCGTTTCGCCGAGAGCAGACGGTAAATTAATCCGAGTATCGTGCGCGTTTTGCCTGTGCCTGTGGCCATGGAGATGAGAATGGCCTGTTCACCTTTGATGACCGCCCGCTCCGCCGCCTGAATCGCTTCGATCTGATAGGATCGCAAGTTAAGGCCGCCTTTGTCCGTTAAGAGATCATAGCCGGTCTCTTTCAATGCTTGTTCTGCTTTGTCAATATCCCGTTCCAGCAGTTCCACAAGCCCCAGCGGGCTGACCCACCCCTGCTGCGCCTTCGGAATGTTGGTCGGCTTTCGGGCGTCCAAAAACCATATCCCCGACTTGGTTTCAAGCTGTTTCAGATACTTCCGGCCATTTGTCGCAAAGAGAAAGGGGACCTGGTATTCGCCCCACTTGCCAGCGAGGTATCCCGCGTGCTCCGCTTTGATCTGCTTCGCATAGTCCTTGCATTGGTAATCAATCACAGACGGTATGTCCGTGTATTGACGTTTCGCTTCGATGATGCCCACCAGTTTGGTCCCCACAAACAAAGCGTAATCGGCATAGCCGCCCTTTCCGGTGGCCGAATCGGTCGGCCACTCGGCAATCGCCATGTTCCTGCCCTTTTGTGGTCTTGTCCCTTTTGAGTAGCGAAGATGAATGGTGTCGACTTCCCAGCCCACTTTTCGCAGTTGTTCATCGATAAGGTAGCGCGTTTCTTTTTCCGATAGGTTGATTTGGTCAGCGAAATTGTTGGCTCTTTTTTTTCTATCGGCTCTGGGTACAGCAGCTTGGCTTTCGGAAGCGGTTTGCATCACAAATGTCAATTGCTTGATCTTCTCTTCCTGGGCTTCGATGATCGAGCGGTAATCTTTATCTGCACTCGTTTTTCTCGGCATGACAAAGGCAGAGGGTTCAAAGTCCCAGTCCCCATAGGTTTGCATGAACCAAATGCCCAGTTTATGAGCGAATTCAAGGAGCACTTTCGCCCGCTCTATAGAGTCGTAGCCTTCATGGACGGCATCGTTTCGCGATTTTCGGATCGAATGGAGGATTTCATCGATGTCTCTCGGAATAAGCCCTTCCCTTTTCAACAGTTTGATCCGATTGGCATGGGTGTTGTCTTCTTGCGGCTCAGGGATATTGTCTGAAGCCAGCATGAGTCGAACGATGGACTCGGCGAATAAGCCCAACTTGATGAGACAGGAGTTGGCGTCTGTATACAGATATTTTTCTGCCGTGCTGCCGAGAGATGATAGTAAGGGCCACTTCTCTTCAAGAAAGGTGAAGTTTGATTTCACGTTGACCAACTCCCTCTCGGCATCGTCTTGCATTTCAAAAATATTACAATTTATCGATTTGGTTTTAGTTTATTCGTCTTTAATTCCAATCAAATTTTACAGTAATTTGCTTTTTAGGTCAAATCGAAGCATTCTTTTGTCACCCATTACTACAAAACGGGACAAAAAATGCAGTTGCGACTTCCGCTCAAAACAGCAGAAAGTCGCAACCGCCATCCGATATGCCTATCCTGGCTATCTAGGTAATCCTGACTTTTAATAGGGCAAAACATCGCCTATCCGCGCCACATTCGGCGCGTCCAGCCCGGCGAAGGCGTTGCGCGTATCCAGAATCAGCGTTCCAGATGCGACGATCCCGGGCAGGTCGTAACGGGAATGCGCCGTGAGCAAAACGAGCAGATCGTAATCACCAAGCTCGGCATCATTGACTTCCGCCTGAACGTTCACCTGCTGACCATCAGCGTCGAACATGACAGCACAGTAGGGATCGTTCACGGTCAGCGCAGCGCCTTTTTCCCGCAGCAACTCGTAGACTTCGATGCTGGGGGATTCGCGCAAGTCGTCTACATCCGGCTTATAGGCCATACCAAGCAAGAGGATACGCGAACCGTTGATACACTTTTTCTTTGTATTCAGGAGTTCGGAGATTTTGTGGACCACATAGCGGGGCATGTTGCGGTTTATATCCTGCGAAACCTCAATGAATCGGCTGAAAAAGTTCTCCCCTTTCGCCTTCCAAGACAGGTACATGGGATCCAGCGGGATACAGTGGCCTCCGATGCCCGGTCCCGGATAAAAGGGCATGAAACCGAAAGGTTTGCTTGAAGCAGCTTCGATGACCTCCCAGATGTTGACGCCGATGGCGTCGCACATCAAGGCCATTTCGTTGATAAAGGCAATATTGACGCTTCGAAAGGTATTCTCCAGGAGTTTGGACATCTCTGCCACTTTGGGATTGGAAACGAGAACGGTGCGGTCTGTAATCGTTCGATAAAGGGCGTCGGCCAGTTCGAGGCATTTGGCGGTAACGCCTCCGATCACCTTTGGCGTGTTGCGAATCCCGTACTTTTTGTTGCCGGGGTCAACCCGCTCGGGCGAGTAGCACAGGTGATAGTCGATGCCGGCATGCCAGCCCTTTTCCGCCAGCCCCTTGCCGATCCGTTCCTCCGTCGTGCCCGGGTAGGTGGTGCTCTCCAGTACAACAAGGGCGCCTCTCCGAAGATGTTTTTTTAATTCGGACAACACGGCTTCAATATAAGACAGATCCGGTTCATGGTTCTTGTTTAGCGGCGTTGGCACGCATATGCAAACGGCGTCGAGGTCACGAATCGACGAGGAATCCGTCGTTG
This window contains:
- a CDS encoding restriction endonuclease subunit S, which produces MGKKIKLPNEELLLQSLVISEDKPFDVPSNWVWVRLGSVAKWGSGGTPSRKFPEYYTGNIPWIKTGELNNNIIFDTEEKITEQAIKNSSAKLFPVNTVVIAMYGATIGKVAILGVEATTNQACACAVCLSCLDYKYLFYYLLSQKEQFIEKGKGGAQPNISQEIIKQHAIPLPPISEQRRIVILIESLFEKLDRVKELVQNALDSFETRKSAILHKAITGELTAKWRVENGVDYKSDWRVRPFKEIATVKSNLVDPMENKDLPHIAPDNIEKRTGRLLAYNTIEQDGVTSPKHRFYAGQILYSKIRPYLSKAVVVDFDGLCSADMYPIETQLNTRYLWYYMLSDDFVLAASSAGSRSVLPKINQKELGELKILCPPISEQKEIVRILDEVLEIEQKAKELCDVVENIELMKKSILARAFRGELGTNNPNEESALELLKEVLRKKTENNCVGSGIKLLG
- a CDS encoding class I SAM-dependent DNA methyltransferase yields the protein MTNQEIVAKLWNLCNVLRDDGITYHQYVTELTYILFLKMAKETDTEGQIPEKYRWDELVKKQGIELKKFYYELLNHLGENSSGRIREIYSGARSNIDEPKNLQKIIQSINDLDWYSAKVEGLGTLYEGLLEKNANEKKSGAGQYFTPRVLIDIMVQLVDPKPDELCNDPACGTFGFMIAADRYIKEKTDNLFDLTPEQQEFQKKFAFTGCELVHDTHRLALMNAMLHDIEGEILLGDTLSNAGKKLKGYDVVLTNPPFGTKKGGERATRDDFVYPTSNKQLNFLQHIYRSLKPNGKARAAVILPDNVLFADGDGARIRADLMDKCNLHTILRLPTGIFYAQGVKTNVLFFTLGTTDKGNTKEVWFYDLRTNMQSFGKTTPLKHDHFNAFMAAYTAEDRRDVNDERFSMFTRDQIKEKNDSLDLGLIKDESVLNYDDLQDPIENGEVVVDQLEEAIDLIMSVVKELKSLGGTK
- the hsdR gene encoding type I restriction-modification system endonuclease, coding for MKSNFTFLEEKWPLLSSLGSTAEKYLYTDANSCLIKLGLFAESIVRLMLASDNIPEPQEDNTHANRIKLLKREGLIPRDIDEILHSIRKSRNDAVHEGYDSIERAKVLLEFAHKLGIWFMQTYGDWDFEPSAFVMPRKTSADKDYRSIIEAQEEKIKQLTFVMQTASESQAAVPRADRKKRANNFADQINLSEKETRYLIDEQLRKVGWEVDTIHLRYSKGTRPQKGRNMAIAEWPTDSATGKGGYADYALFVGTKLVGIIEAKRQYTDIPSVIDYQCKDYAKQIKAEHAGYLAGKWGEYQVPFLFATNGRKYLKQLETKSGIWFLDARKPTNIPKAQQGWVSPLGLVELLERDIDKAEQALKETGYDLLTDKGGLNLRSYQIEAIQAAERAVIKGEQAILISMATGTGKTRTILGLIYRLLSAKRINRILFLVDRTALGEQTQDVFKEVKLEDLMTLNEIYNIKELDDKDIDKETKLHVATVQSLIKRIMYNEGESMPAVTDYDLIVIDEAHRGYILDKEMGEDELLYRNQDDYVSKYRTVIDYFDAVKIAMTATPALHTVEIFGKPVFNYSYREAVIEGYLVDHNAPHNLKTKLSIEGIHYDKGETVAIYDPVTGEITNSYELEDELNFDIDSFNRKVITESFNRTVLEEIVKHINPEGEGKTLIFAVDDSHADLIVKILREIFEEYGVDNEAVKKITGSVDKGNKKKIAEAIKKFKNEKYPNIAVTVDLLTTGVDVPEITTLVFMRRVKSRILFEQMLGRATRLCPEINKTHFEIFDPVGVYESLDPVSTMKPVVANPTTTFEDLIQGLATLPAEEQQKNQIDMIIAKLQRKKRTISGKTLEHFIDLAGGKNPAQFIESLQSLPVEKAKDQILRNKRLFELLNEGSGRPAEPVVISDKKDELVWHTRGYGNAEKPEDYLAEFKRFIHDNMDKIAALKIVCTRPKELTRDALKRLKLELDRNKFTEVQLNTAWKELKNEDIAADIITFIRQQAIGSPLISHEERIKKAVNKLRKNHPFSKMELDWLRRIENHLLHESVIDKATFDGGAFKSNGGYKTINKIFKNKLDDIIAELNDYLYEDWSA
- a CDS encoding nucleotide sugar dehydrogenase is translated as MNLHEKIASREARVGVIGLGYVGLPLAIAFAESGFQVTGIDLCPDKVDALNAGSSYIIDVGHTMVGAVVKNGHFRATTDSSSIRDLDAVCICVPTPLNKNHEPDLSYIEAVLSELKKHLRRGALVVLESTTYPGTTEERIGKGLAEKGWHAGIDYHLCYSPERVDPGNKKYGIRNTPKVIGGVTAKCLELADALYRTITDRTVLVSNPKVAEMSKLLENTFRSVNIAFINEMALMCDAIGVNIWEVIEAASSKPFGFMPFYPGPGIGGHCIPLDPMYLSWKAKGENFFSRFIEVSQDINRNMPRYVVHKISELLNTKKKCINGSRILLLGMAYKPDVDDLRESPSIEVYELLREKGAALTVNDPYCAVMFDADGQQVNVQAEVNDAELGDYDLLVLLTAHSRYDLPGIVASGTLILDTRNAFAGLDAPNVARIGDVLPY